A genomic region of Sphingobium sp. HWE2-09 contains the following coding sequences:
- a CDS encoding DUF3576 domain-containing protein — protein MARRLPAFATTGLLLAALMPLAACGGGAKDRPKADIAASKVTTIGVNAYLWRASLDTLSFMPMVQTDSNGGVIVTDWYANPNTPGERMKLTVSILDQDLRADALRVAASRQVNQGGQWVDAPVAAATVQKLEEVILTKARDLRRTAIG, from the coding sequence ATGGCCCGCCGTCTTCCTGCCTTCGCAACCACCGGCCTGCTGCTGGCCGCGCTTATGCCGCTCGCTGCCTGCGGCGGCGGCGCCAAGGACCGGCCCAAGGCCGATATCGCCGCGTCGAAGGTTACGACGATCGGCGTCAACGCCTATCTGTGGCGCGCGTCGCTCGACACCCTGTCCTTCATGCCGATGGTGCAGACCGATTCGAACGGCGGCGTGATCGTCACCGACTGGTACGCCAATCCCAACACGCCGGGTGAGCGGATGAAGCTGACCGTGTCGATCCTGGATCAGGATCTGCGCGCCGACGCACTGCGCGTCGCGGCCAGCCGCCAGGTCAATCAGGGCGGCCAGTGGGTCGACGCGCCGGTTGCGGCAGCCACCGTGCAGAAGCTGGAAGAAGTCATCCTGACCAAGGCGCGCGACCTGCGCCGCACGGCGATCGGCTGA